From Trichoplusia ni isolate ovarian cell line Hi5 chromosome 11, tn1, whole genome shotgun sequence, the proteins below share one genomic window:
- the LOC113499040 gene encoding THO complex subunit 4 isoform X1 — protein MVDQIEMALDDIIKANKTTRGGGGAGRKFVNRRPGGGRGGGGAGGAFRNGRTGGVLRGRNRGGISKSTNYTRDHLFQGDVNSTWKHDMFNDSGERKIQRNAMSAITTGPTKLLVSNLDFGVSDSDIQELFSEFGILKSAAVHYDRSGRSLGTADVVFERRADALKAMKQYNGVPLDGRAMNIQLATSEISSFRSDDRIRVGGGGGNAGGGPPRRNPSRGGGANRNQGGGGGGSRGGNSRRGRGGAGAGRGKRPVPTAEQLDAELDAYVKEIK, from the exons ATGGTTGATCAAATTGAAATGGCATTAGACGATATCATAAAAGCAAATAAGACCACCAGAGGAGGTGGTGGAGCTGGAAGAAAATTTGTCAACAGAAGGCCTGGAGGTGGCCGCGGAGGTGGAGGCGCTGGAGGTGCCTTCCGAAATGGCCGTACGGGTGGCGTGTTACGTGGTAGAAATCGTGGCGGTATATCCAAATCAACAAATTACACAAGG GACCACCTATTTCAGGGCGATGTTAACAGCACATGGAAACATGACATGTTCAATGATTCTGGTGAAAGGAAGATTCAAAGAAATGCCATGTCGGCTATCACAACTGGTCCTACTAAATTATTAGTGTCGAATCTGGATTTTGGAGTATCAGATTCTGACATACAGGAGCTGTTCTCGGAATTTGGCATTTTGAAGAGTGCCGCTGTACATTATGACCGATCAGGAAGATCTTTAG gtactGCTGATGTGGTCTTCGAAAGAAGGGCTGATGCTTTAAAGGCAATGAAACAGTATAACGGTGTACCACTGGACGGAAGAGCTATGAATATACAGTTAGCCACATCAGAAATTAGCAGTTTTAGAAGTGACGACAGAATCCGTGTTGGTGGTGGTGGCGGCAATGCTGGTGGAGGACCACCCAGGAGAAACCCAAGCAGAG gagGTGGAGCAAACAGGAACCAGGGTGGAGGTGGCGGTGGATCGCGTGGCGGCAACAGCCGTCGTGGGCGCGGCGGGGCTGGTGCTGGGCGAGGCAAGCGCCCTGTACCCACCGCTGAGCAGTTAGATGCAGAGTTGGATGCCTATGTCAAAGAAATCAAGTGA
- the LOC113499040 gene encoding THO complex subunit 4 isoform X2, with translation MVDQIEMALDDIIKANKTTRGGGGAGRKFVNRRPGGGRGGGGAGGAFRNGRTGGVLRGRNRGGISKSTNYTRGDVNSTWKHDMFNDSGERKIQRNAMSAITTGPTKLLVSNLDFGVSDSDIQELFSEFGILKSAAVHYDRSGRSLGTADVVFERRADALKAMKQYNGVPLDGRAMNIQLATSEISSFRSDDRIRVGGGGGNAGGGPPRRNPSRGGGANRNQGGGGGGSRGGNSRRGRGGAGAGRGKRPVPTAEQLDAELDAYVKEIK, from the exons ATGGTTGATCAAATTGAAATGGCATTAGACGATATCATAAAAGCAAATAAGACCACCAGAGGAGGTGGTGGAGCTGGAAGAAAATTTGTCAACAGAAGGCCTGGAGGTGGCCGCGGAGGTGGAGGCGCTGGAGGTGCCTTCCGAAATGGCCGTACGGGTGGCGTGTTACGTGGTAGAAATCGTGGCGGTATATCCAAATCAACAAATTACACAAGG GGCGATGTTAACAGCACATGGAAACATGACATGTTCAATGATTCTGGTGAAAGGAAGATTCAAAGAAATGCCATGTCGGCTATCACAACTGGTCCTACTAAATTATTAGTGTCGAATCTGGATTTTGGAGTATCAGATTCTGACATACAGGAGCTGTTCTCGGAATTTGGCATTTTGAAGAGTGCCGCTGTACATTATGACCGATCAGGAAGATCTTTAG gtactGCTGATGTGGTCTTCGAAAGAAGGGCTGATGCTTTAAAGGCAATGAAACAGTATAACGGTGTACCACTGGACGGAAGAGCTATGAATATACAGTTAGCCACATCAGAAATTAGCAGTTTTAGAAGTGACGACAGAATCCGTGTTGGTGGTGGTGGCGGCAATGCTGGTGGAGGACCACCCAGGAGAAACCCAAGCAGAG gagGTGGAGCAAACAGGAACCAGGGTGGAGGTGGCGGTGGATCGCGTGGCGGCAACAGCCGTCGTGGGCGCGGCGGGGCTGGTGCTGGGCGAGGCAAGCGCCCTGTACCCACCGCTGAGCAGTTAGATGCAGAGTTGGATGCCTATGTCAAAGAAATCAAGTGA